In the genome of Streptomyces collinus, one region contains:
- a CDS encoding nitrilase-related carbon-nitrogen hydrolase has product MSRVIRAAVFQTAWTGDKESMIQVHEQAVRDAAAQGAHVLCFQELFYGPYFCQVQDPAFYEYAEQIPEGPIVRRFQALAKELGIVLVLPMYEEEQPGVLYNTAAVIDADGSYLGKYRKTHIPQVRGFWEKFYFRPGNSGWPVFDTKVGRVGVYICYDRHFPEGWRALGLAGAEIVFNPSATSRGLSGYLWQLEQPAAAVANEYFVGAINRVGVEEYGDNDFYGTSYFVDPEAQFVGEVASDKEPELVVRDLDMAKLREVRDRWQFYRDRAPGAYGPLTAP; this is encoded by the coding sequence ATGAGCCGAGTGATCCGCGCCGCCGTCTTCCAGACCGCCTGGACGGGCGACAAGGAATCGATGATCCAGGTCCACGAACAGGCGGTCCGCGACGCGGCCGCGCAGGGCGCTCACGTCCTGTGCTTCCAGGAGCTGTTCTACGGCCCGTACTTCTGCCAGGTCCAGGACCCGGCCTTCTACGAGTACGCCGAGCAGATCCCCGAGGGCCCCATCGTCCGCCGCTTCCAGGCCCTCGCGAAGGAGCTGGGCATCGTCCTGGTGCTGCCGATGTACGAGGAGGAGCAGCCCGGCGTCCTCTACAACACCGCCGCCGTGATCGACGCGGACGGCTCCTACCTCGGCAAGTACCGCAAGACCCACATCCCGCAAGTGCGGGGCTTCTGGGAGAAGTTCTACTTCCGCCCCGGCAACAGCGGCTGGCCCGTCTTCGACACCAAGGTCGGCCGGGTCGGCGTGTACATCTGCTACGACCGCCACTTCCCCGAGGGCTGGCGCGCGCTCGGCCTCGCGGGTGCCGAGATCGTCTTCAACCCGTCGGCGACCTCCCGCGGCCTGTCCGGCTACCTCTGGCAGCTGGAACAGCCGGCGGCGGCCGTCGCCAACGAGTACTTCGTCGGCGCGATCAACCGGGTCGGCGTCGAGGAGTACGGCGACAACGACTTCTACGGCACCTCGTACTTCGTGGACCCGGAGGCCCAGTTCGTCGGCGAGGTGGCCAGCGACAAGGAGCCCGAACTGGTGGTGAGGGACCTGGACATGGCCAAACTCCGCGAGGTCCGCGACCGCTGGCAGTTCTACCGGGACCGCGCACCGGGGGCGTACGGACCACTGACAGCTCCGTGA